The Sinorhizobium fredii USDA 257 region CGAGTGTCAGTTTCATGATTTTTCTTCGCAAGAGTAGTGCACCAGGCCGGTGGGAGGTCCGGCTTGTTTGGTTTGATGCTGTTGCGTTGTCTGGCGGATCGGCGGCCAGAAGAGCCACCCGGAGTTTCACCGGGTCCGGGGTGAGTGGCTCCGTTTATACAAAACAGGCCGCTTTAGGCAACGATCTATTGTATGCGGCGCAAAGAATAGCATCTCCATTGCATCGCGAGCGGCAAGCCGTGAGAAAGCTGCCCTCCGAATAGCGCCGGCACTTGTCCCTTGCGCGGCCATGTGTCAGGTCGATCGCCCCGCCACCCAGTTGTGCCATTCGGACTCGCTGCCGTGGAAGACGTTGAGGTCTATGCGGCCGTCGACGCCGTGCGACAGGCCGGAGCCGGAATATTGCCAGAAGACCCACTTGCGGCCCGGATAGACCTTTGACGGGTGGGCGGCGACCGCGCGCAGCCAGAAAGGATGGTTGGGGAATGCGTTCCTCAGATTGTCGCGATAGAAATCCGGCGCCGTATAGATGATCGGCCGCTGGCCATAATGCCGCTCCAGCTTGTCCATGAAGACCTGCATCTTCTCCCGCACTCGCGCCGGCGAGAGGCGTCGCTTGCAGCTCGATTCGCCGTTGTATTCAACGTCGATGACCGGCGGCAGGGCGTCGGCCTCGCGCGGAACGTTGCGGATGAACCAGTCGGCCTGTTCGCCGGCCGTCCGGCACCAGTAGAAGAAGTGGTAGGCACCGCGCTTCAGGCCGGCCTGTTGCGCCCGGCGCCAGTTCTTCTTGAACATCGGGTCGAGATGGTCGCCGCCGTCGGTCGCTTTGATATAGGCGAAATTCGCCCCCTGCGTCCGGAGCCTCTCCCAGTCGATATTGCCCTGCCAGCGTGAAACATCGACGCCGTGCACAGCGAGCTTTCTGGGTGATCGTTTGCCGAAATTGATCGGCTTGGCGTCCCGGAAGCGGTGGCCGTAGACGCGTGAACGCGTCCGCGGGGCGTCGTCGATGGCGGGGTTGTCCGGAATGACCATCGCGACCGGCCGTTCCATCGGAACGGGCATGCCGGCTTCCCTCTCCATGGACGTGAAGGCCTGCGGCTGCGGAACCTGCCCAGCCCAGGCGAGCTCCTGCGGCGGTTCGCCTGGCGCTTCGGCCATCCCGACCTCGCCGGAGGGGACCGCGGCCGGAACCGAAACAACCGGGGCGGCCGGCGGCGCGACCGAACTCGTCACTTCGCGCGATGGCCGCGGCGCGAGAACTGTTTCCGGACCGGAACTGGAGGCACAGCCCGCGAGAACAAGGCAAGTGAGAAAGAT contains the following coding sequences:
- a CDS encoding glycoside hydrolase family 25 protein; the protein is MRLSAAPAIFLTCLVLAGCASSSGPETVLAPRPSREVTSSVAPPAAPVVSVPAAVPSGEVGMAEAPGEPPQELAWAGQVPQPQAFTSMEREAGMPVPMERPVAMVIPDNPAIDDAPRTRSRVYGHRFRDAKPINFGKRSPRKLAVHGVDVSRWQGNIDWERLRTQGANFAYIKATDGGDHLDPMFKKNWRRAQQAGLKRGAYHFFYWCRTAGEQADWFIRNVPREADALPPVIDVEYNGESSCKRRLSPARVREKMQVFMDKLERHYGQRPIIYTAPDFYRDNLRNAFPNHPFWLRAVAAHPSKVYPGRKWVFWQYSGSGLSHGVDGRIDLNVFHGSESEWHNWVAGRST